The Fulvia fulva chromosome 1, complete sequence region TGTCGACTCCACGGGTAACTGCTCCACTGCGGGAGGGCATCTCGATCCTTACGACAACGGGGGCACAGGCTGCAACACTACCGACCAGGCCAGCTGTGAAGTTGGTAACCTCTCTGGCAAGCATGGCAAGATGACAGGTCCAGCCTTCACCGCCAGGTAAGTCACATTCTTCATGAGCAACCGAAAATCATGCATAGCTCACGGGAGTGGTGCTTGTAAACATCACTGCAACCTCAAGGCTAACATCTAACAGCTACGTCGACGAATACGTCTCGATCACGCCAGGTGAGCAAGCGAGCGTTGTGGAACGATCCATCGTTGTCCACTTTGGCAACAAGACGGCCATCACGTGCGCAAATATCACCCTCAATGGCGCATCGACCGGCGGTAATGGTGGGACCTCCGCTCCAGGTTACGGTTCTTCGTCTTCTGGTGGTCAGGGCTCTGGCTCCGGATCGGGTTCTTCAGGTAATGGCGCAGGTAATGGTGGTGCTGGGTCTCCCGGATCTGGGTCTAATGCTGGCTCTGGCGGTTCACCTCCTGGCAGTAATGGTGGGGCAACTGGTTCTGGAGGCGCTCTTGGCTCTAGCAACGCGGGATCCAACGATGGTGGCACAGGTTCGAATCCTCCAGGCTCTGGCAATGGCGGCTCTGGAGGACAAGGCGGTCCTGGCGCCACGACCACGCAGACTGTCGTACAAACTGTGTTGTCCACAATGCCAGCGGGCAATGTCAAGACCGATATTACGACTGTGACAGTGACTTCTTTGGTCGCCGGAGCACCTCCGACCTCGACAGCTGGGGGCTGGAATGTCCACAGTAGCCCCAACCCGTTTCCGTGGCTCGTCAACACTATCACTGAGATCGTCACAATCAAGGGAACCCTTTCTCCAACTACCACGCATCAAACCGCCACCCAAGTGGTCAGCAATGCGAGCACCATCGTCATCATTGGTACACAGGCCGCCACTACTCCGACGACCAGCAGCACATGGACAACGCTCACCTCCACGAAGACGGATTGGGTGTCGGCCTCTCCTTCCAACGTGACAAAACTATATGGCCCAGTTCTCACTGTTACGGCTCCCTGCACGGAAATCAATGGATGCACGACTCATACCAGCAGCTATGCTTCCACCATGACAGTCACTGGTAATGCAACGAACAGTACTGTCGGCTGTTCAACAGTCACACTCGGCGCAGCCGCGACGACGCTTAATCCTGAGGTCCTCACTACTGTTGGCTTCTCAACGGTCACGCTCAGCAGACCCACGACACTGAGCCGTTCGGTCCTGACTCTGGTCCCGACTATCAGTACTGTTGCCTACTCAACCGTCATAATCGGCAAAACCACAACGCTGAGCCCCTCGGTCGTCACACTGTCGAACCCGGCGACCAGTACTTTTGGCTAGTATACAAGGAAAGCCGGCACAGTCACGACACTGAGCCCTTCGGTCGTCACACTGTCGAACCCGGCGATCAGGACTCTTCGCTATTCAACAATACCCGCCAGAGTTACGACATTGAGCCCTTCGGTCGTCACACTGTCGAATCCGGTGATCAGTACCGTCAGCTATTCGACAGAACCACTCGGCTCAATAGTGACTGTGACCCCTTCGGTCGTCACCTTGGAGAATCCAGTCATTACGGTCACGCCAAGTGATCCCACTCCGCCTCTTGACGATCCCGTTCCGCCGCTTGACGACCCCATTCCGCCGCTTGACGACCCAACTCCACCGATTGACGACCCCACTCCACCGCTTGACAATATCGATCCCCAATGTGATGCGGGTGGCCTCACAGGCGATGGTGGCGTGCTGGATACTATAATCCCAGGCTTCGGAAAGGATTGTCCGTGATTAGCAACTTAGAGATACCTAATGTACACATCCTACTGCCTCTCAACATCGAGACTCAACATTATGTTTCATAATATTTCTGAGGTTTGTATGTACACCATTTTATCTTCTCTCCTTGCCCACTATCTATGTTGCGGGCATCATGTATGTGGCAGACTGATTGCCTTATGACACACCGCCCTCATCTGTGTACTCGCCGCTCTTGCACCTCTGTGCTGCTGCGCCTGCGGGATGTATAAGCCTTTGGACACGGCGGAGAGGATTTTGAGGGTTCGGAGTATTGCTTCGCGTCGGTCGTCTGGGAGGGAGGAAGGGGTTGGGTTGAGGCCGGGGTCTCCTCTTCTACTGCGGTCGGGGCCTTGGGTTGTGTAGATTTGACTTGGTGGGGGTTGGAGGGTTGATGTTATCGCTGCTGCTGCGGCGGCGAGTGAAGGTGTATGTGTTAGAGGTTTCCTTGGGATATCGCGTTTGCTTTTCTGGTTTGACGAGGGGGCGAGTGGAGCTGCTACGTTCCGGGCAGGCACAGGAGGAAGAGGTGTTGGGATGCTGCTGCTCTTTCGCTCGGCGCTTTGGGTAGGATGGTAACGGCTTGTTCCAAGCTCAAGTGTCGCGGTTGTCGCCACCACGTGTCGAGGAGAGATGGAAGACACTTGTGCCGCCAtacctcctcctcttccATATAAGTGCTGCGAGGCATCTTTGGGAGTAGTTTTTGGCAGCCTA contains the following coding sequences:
- a CDS encoding Cell surface superoxide dismutase [Cu-Zn] 6 yields the protein MMLISTITYGLAAILPLALAGAAPEVTDQPAGTRYIATLPMDKSTTGTIVIEAGPGGNGATIQVSINGLPSEGRPFLYHVHEKAVDSTGNCSTAGGHLDPYDNGGTGCNTTDQASCEVGNLSGKHGKMTGPAFTASYVDEYVSITPGEQASVVERSIVVHFGNKTAITCANITLNGASTGGNGGTSAPGYGSSSSGGQGSGSGSGSSGNGAGNGGAGSPGSGSNAGSGGSPPGSNGGATGSGGALGSSNAGSNDGGTGSNPPGSGNGGSGGQGGPGATTTQTVVQTVLSTMPAGNVKTDITTVTVTSLVAGAPPTSTAGGWNVHSSPNPFPWLVNTITEIVTIKGTLSPTTTHQTATQVVSNASTIVIIGTQAATTPTTSSTWTTLTSTKTDWVSASPSNVTKLYGPVLTVTAPCTEINGCTTHTSSYASTMTVTGNATNSTVGCSTVTLGAAATTLNPEVLTTVGFSTVTLSRPTTLSRSVLTLVPTISTVAYSTVIIGKTTTLSPSVVTLSNPATSTFG